One segment of Pleuronectes platessa chromosome 21, fPlePla1.1, whole genome shotgun sequence DNA contains the following:
- the rgrb gene encoding retinal G protein coupled receptor b, which produces MASFTLPEGFTDFDMFTFGTALLVGGMLGFALNAISIVSFLTVKEMRNPSNFFVFNLAVADLCLNINGLTAAYASYLRYWPFGQDGCSYHGFQGMISVLASISFMAAIAWDRYHQYCTRQKLFWSTTLTMSGIIWILSIFWAAVPLMGWGVYDFEPMKTCCTLDYTRGDRDYVTYMLTLVVLYLMFPAFTMWSCYDATHKHFKKVHHHRFNTSWPLRVMLMCWGPYVLMCIYACFENVKVVSPKLRMILPVIAKTNPIFNALLYSFGNEFYRGGVWHFLTGQKMVDPVVKKAK; this is translated from the exons ATGGCTTCGTTTACGTTACCGGAGGGTTTCACGGACTTTGACATGTTTACATTCGGCACAGCGCTTCTGGTCGGAG ggATGCTCGGCTTCGCCCTGAACGCCATCAGCATCGTGTCTTTCCTCACCGTGAAGGAGATGCGGAATCCCAGTAACTTCTTTGTCTTTAATCTTGCCGTGGCGGACCTCTGTCTGAACATCAACGGACTCACGGCTGCTTACGCCAGCTACCTCAG ATATTGGCCGTTTGGTCAAGATGGATGTAGCTATCACGGTTTCCAGGGGATGATATCGGTCCTGGCCTCCATCAGTTTCATGGCTGCCATCGCTTGGGACAGATATCACCAGTACTGCACCA GACAGAAGCTGTTCTGGAGCACGACTCTGACGATGAGCGGAATCATCTGGATTCTCTCCATCTTCTGGGCCGCTGTTCCTCTGATGGGATGGGGCGTCTACGACTTTGAGCCGATGAAGACTTGCTGCACGTTGGACTACACCAGAGGAGACAG AGACTATGTGACCTACATGCTAACTCTGGTGGTGCTCTACCTGATGTTCCCAGCTTTCACCATGTGGTCGTGTTATGATGCCACCCACAAACACTTCAAGAAGGTCCATCACCACAGG ttcAACACCAGTTGGCCGTTGAGGGTCATGCTGATGTGCTGGGGCCCCTATGTCCTCATGTGTATCTACGCCTGCTTCGAGAACGTGAAGGTCGTGTCCCCGAAGCTGCGAATG ATTCTTCCGGTCATCGCCAAGACAAATCCGATCTTCAACGCCCTCCTCTACTCGTTCGGAAACGAGTTCTACCGAGGCGGCGTGTGGCACTTCCTCACCGGACAGAAGATGGTGGATCCAGTTGTTAAGAAGgccaaataa
- the slc18a3b gene encoding probable vesicular acetylcholine transporter-B: protein MEGEGRSSGLAKTAALKLSEMGEKTKRLGTAMKDPQGQRRIILVIVCVALLLDNMLYMVIVPIIPDYLAELENEQSAHVHLVIHPNSSANSTILDKINKNNLDIQIGVLFASKAILQLLVNPLSGTFIDRVGYDIPLLIGLSVMFVSTCIFAIGENYATLFFARSLQGLGSAFADTSGIAMIADKYTEEGERSRALGIALAFISFGSLVAPPFGGILYEFAGKKVPFIVLACICLADGILLLTVIKPFSNRTRENMPVGTPIYKLIMDPYIAVVAGALTVCNIPLAFLEPTISNWMETTMHSSQWEMGITWLPAFFPHVLGVYLTVKLASKHPHLQWFYGALGMVIIGASSCTVPACKTFGQLIAPLCGICFGIALVDTALLPTLAFLVDVRHVSVYGSVYALADISYSVAYAMGPIVAGQIVHNLGFVQLNLGMGLVNVLYAPALLLLRNVCQMKPSRSEQDNLLDEAPQGLYDTIRMEERRAKKKGYSTSGNCLPVDENGFDPFGAQRSLSEESSGPEYT, encoded by the coding sequence atggagggagaggggagatcCTCCGGGCTGGCGAAAACTGCCGCCTTAAAACTGTCCgagatgggagagaaaaccaagCGGCTGGGCACCGCGATGAAGGATCCACAAGGGCAGAGACGGATCATATTAGTGATTGTTTGCGTGGCTCTCCTGCTGGACAATATGCTCTACATGGTAATCGTGCCAATTATCCCAGACTATCTGGCTGAACTGGAGAATGAGCAGTCAGCGCACGTCCACCTAGTGATTCACCCCAACTCTTCAGCCAACAGCACAATCCTAGACAAAATCAACAAGAACAACTTAGACATCCAGATAGGAGTTCTCTTCGCCTCCAAAGCCATCCTGCAGCTCTTAGTCAACCCGCTGTCCGGAACTTTCATAGACCGGGTTGGATATGACATCCCGCTTTTAATTGGACTCTCGGTTATGTTCGTGTCCACCTGCATATTTGCGATTGGGGAGAACTATGCGACGCTCTTCTTTGCCAGAAGTTTGCAGGGCCTGGGCTCTGCTTTCGCGGACACGTCTGGGATCGCGATGATCGCAGACAAATAcacggaggagggggagaggagccGGGCGCTCGGCATCGCCCTGGCCTTCATCTCTTTCGGGAGCCTCGTGGCGCCTCCCTTCGGGGGCATCCTGTACGAGTTCGCGGGCAAGAAAGTGCCCTTCATCGTGCTCGCCTGCATCTGCCTGGCGGACGGTATCCTGCTGCTCACCGTGATCAAGCCGTTCTCCAACAGGACTAGAGAGAACATGCCGGTCGGCACCCCCATTTACAAACTCATAATGGACCCGTACATAGCTGTGGTGGCTGGGGCGCTAACAGTGTGCAACATCCCCCTTGCCTTTCTGGAGCCCACCATCTCTAACTGGATGGAGACCACAATGCACTCCTCTCAGTGGGAGATGGGAATCACCTGGCTCCCAGCCTTCTTCCCTCACGTGCTCGGTGTGTACCTTACAGTTAAATTGGCATCGAAGCATCCACACCTGCAGTGGTTTTACGGAGCGTTGGGTATGGTTATCATAGGAGCCAGCTCCTGCACAGTCCCCGCATGCAAAACTTTTGGGCAGCTCATCGCCCCGTTGTGCGGTATTTGTTTTGGCATCGCACTCGTCGACACCGCGCTGCTGCCCACACTCGCGTTCCTGGTCGACGTGCGTCATGTCTCGGTGTATGGTAGTGTTTACGCCCTTGCAGATATTTCCTATTCTGTTGCTTATGCTATGGGTCCTATAGTGGCCGGGCAGATCGTGCACAATCTCGGGTTTGTACAGCTCAATCTGGGCATGGGTCTCGTCAATGTGCTTTACGCACCAGCCTTGTTGCTGCTGCGCAACGTGTGCCAAATGAAACCGTCCCGCTCAGAGCAAGATAACCTGTTAGATGAGGCTCCGCAGGGGCTGTACGATACTAtcaggatggaggagaggagagccaaGAAGAAGGGCTACAGCACGTCAGGGAACTGCCTGCCAGTAGATGAAAATGGGTTTGACCCATTCGGAGCACAGCGGTCCTTGTCAGAAGAGTCGTCCGGTCCGGAGTACACTTAG
- the LOC128427069 gene encoding choline O-acetyltransferase-like — translation MPILQKETTRDRDNQVLPKVPVPPLKQTLDTYLRCVQHLVKEEQFKRTKAMVEKFGAPGGVGEQIQKKLLERRDKTTNWVYDYWLEDMYLNNRLALPVNSSPVMVFPKQTFRDQKDALRFAAQLIRGALDYKRLIDERALPVESARGQLAGTPLCMEQYYRLFTSYRYPGLKTDTLKVQTNAASSSAPEHIIVACKNQFFVLDVVANGKQLSEMEILSQLEKIMKMAENAEERLPPFGILTSDGRTEWAQARDALTKDQTNRDSLALIESCLCVVCLDEPSGLVQSDTNRALLMLHGGGREKNGANRWYDKSMQFVVGMDGTCGVVCDHSPFEGIVLVQCSEYLMKYVIGSPYKMARPFSIRELPPPRRLLWKCSPHIQGVLAASGERLQRLVNNLDMDVFKFTAYGKEFIKKQNMSPDALIQVSLQLAFYKCRGRLVSTYESASIRRFQEGRVDNIRSATPEVLAFVKSMTDERVTFSDSEKMKRLRDAIKAQTNYTIAAITGMAIDNHFLGLLRISREMNMEKPEIFCDETYVASNHFILSTSQVPTTVEMFCCYGPVVPNGYGACYNPQSDHIIFCVSSFWENTETSSAVFVKALNEGLLEIRDLCNRGSAAAAKPGESSQGAGRPHKSGK, via the exons ATGCCAATCCTACAGAAAGAGACGACCAGAGACCGAGACAACCAA GTGCTGCCGAAGGTCCCGGTGCCCCCGCTGAAACAAACCCTGGACACGTACCTGAGATGCGTCCAGCACCTGGTGAAAGAGGAGCAGTTCAAGAGAACCAAGGCCATGGTGGAGAAGTTCGGGGCTCCTGGGGGAGTCGGAGAGCAGatccagaagaagcttttagaGAGGAGGGACAAGACGACCAACTGG GTCTATGACTACTGGCTGGAAGACATGTACCTGAACAACAGGTTGGCTCTGCCAGTCAACTCCAGTCCCGTCATGGTGTTTCCCAAGCAGACGTTCAGAGATCAGAAAGACGCTCTCAG ATTCGCGGCTCAACTCATCAGAGGCGCGTTGGACTACAAGCGACTCATCGATGA GCGAGCGCTGCCGGTGGAGTCCGCTCGAGGCCAGTTAGCCGGAACCCCCCTGTGCATGGAGCAGTACTACCGCCTCTTCACCTCCTACCGCTACCCGGGGCTGAAGACAGACACGCTGAAGGTGCAGACCAACGCAGCCTCCTCCTCGGCGCCAGAGCACATCATTGTGGCGTGCAAGAACCAG TTTTTTGTGTTGGATGTCGTCGCTAACGGCAAGCAGCTCAGCGAGATGGAGATTTTATCCCAACTGGAGAAGATCATGAAAATGGCAGAAAACGCTGAAGAGAGACTTCCTCCTTTCGGAATCCTGACATCTGATGGGAGAACGGAATGGGCCCAAGCCAGAGATGCACTGACAAAAG ACCAAACCAACAGGGACTCTCTGGCTCTGATCGAGAGCTGCCTGTGCGTGGTGTGCCTGGACGAGCCCAGCGGCCTGGTGCAGAGTGACACCAACAGGGCCCTGCTGATGCTGCACGGGGGCGGCCGCGAGAAGAACGGGGCAAACCGCTGGTACGACAAGTCAATGCAG TTTGTCGTAGGAATGGACGGGACGTGCGGGGTCGTGTGTGACCATTCGCCATTCGAGGGGATAGTTCTGGTGCAGTGCTCTGAATACCTGATGAAATATGT TATTGGGAGTCCGTACAAGATGGCGAGGCCTTTCAGCATCAGAGAGCTCCCGCCTCCGAGGAGACTCCTCTGGAAATGCAGCCCCCACATCCAGGGAGTCCTCGCGGCATCTGGAGAAAGACTCCAGAG GCTGGTGAATAATCTTGACATGGACGTTTTCAAGTTCACAGCTTATGGAAAAGAATTCATCAAAAAGCAGAATATGAGTCCAGATGCGTTAATACAAGTTTCCTTACAACTTGCATTTtacaa ATGCAGAGGACGGCTCGTGTCCACATACGAGAGCGCGTCCATCCGGCGTTTCCAGGAAGGTCGGGTGGACAACATTCGCTCTGCCACCCCCGAGGTCCTGGCCTTCGTGAAGTCCATGACAGACGAGAGGGTCACTTTCTCC GACTCGGAAAAAATGAAACGATTGAGGGATGCAATTAAGGCCCAGACAAATTATACGATTGCA GCGATTACAGGCATGGCTATAGACAATCATTTCCTCGGGCTCCTGAGAATCTCAAGGGAGATGAACATGGAAAAGCCGGAGATCTTCTGTGACGAGACATATGTGGCCAGCAACCACTTCATCCTCTCCACCAGTCAG gtTCCGACCACAGTGGAGATGTTCTGTTGCTACGGCCCCGTGGTGCCCAACGGCTATGGCGCCTGCTACAACCCGCAGTCAGACCACATCATCTTCTGCGTGTCTAGTTTCTGGGAGAACACAGAGACGAGCTCTGCGGTTTTCGTCAAAGCCCTGAACGAGGGCCTGCTGGAAATCAGGGACCTGTGCAATAGAGGAAGCGCCGCGGCGGCCAAACCGGGAGAAAGCAGCCAAGGAGCCGGCCGGCCTCATAAATCAGGGAAGTAA